A section of the Penaeus chinensis breed Huanghai No. 1 chromosome 17, ASM1920278v2, whole genome shotgun sequence genome encodes:
- the LOC125034317 gene encoding probable ATP-dependent RNA helicase DDX49, whose amino-acid sequence MADLVSEDTRDKTYDDIPGLQPWMLQQLKYIKILRPTPIQYHCIPPAIEGHDIIGAAKTGSGKTLAFVIPILQKLSVDPYGIYALVLTPTRELAYQIADQFKGLGGPVSLKISVIVGGIDRLTQCKELSKSPHVVVATPGRLADILDSAPEFTLKRIKFLVLDEADRLMDGRFDEQIQTIWSSLPERRQTLLFSATITDRLQKMKDLASSKVFLWQTSAKNDQATVQQLDERYCLVSPVSKDATMVALLLQFSEKNSRGLIIVFTDTCKSTQILNMMLNKLGVQSVCIHSMLTQKERLAALARFKSSQVKILIATDLASRGLDIPLVQLIVNHKIPNSPSIYIHRVGRTARAGRSGQAVTFVTPHELKLLLAVEMKTKRKMSEVKVDEAMAQRIMKQVNVTKREQEIKLDETDFDERRNINKRKRLIMEGRDPDEEDERKKKLLKKRQRKMKQEREIMLQRIGVKKSKMNEGQQDKGSKAKLTSPSKTPNSIKSKNIIDSKGKKMKKKRSKMKTGGFTVSDLE is encoded by the exons ATGGCGGACCTCGTGAGTGAGGACACACGTGATAAAACCTACGACGATATTCCAGGCCTCCAACCATGGATGCTCCAGCAACTCAAATATATTA aaattttGAGACCAACTCCAATCCAGTACCATTGTATACCACCTGCTATTGAGGGCCATGATATCATTGGAGCTGCCAAGACTGGATCGGGAAAGACACTGGCTTTTGTGATCCCTATTCTCCAGAAACTATCTGTTGATCCATATGGCATTTATGCATTGGTTCTAACACCAACTAGAGAACTTGCTTACCAG ATAGCAGACCAATTCAAAGGTCTGGGAGGTCCTGTCTCTCTAAAAATATCTGTGATTGTGGGAGGTATAGACAGGTTGACACAGTGTAAGGAACTCAGCAAATCCCCTCATGTGGTAGTGGCCACACCTGGAAGACTGGCAGATATACTGGATAGTGCACCTGAATTTACACTCAAGAG AATAAAGTTCCTGGTTCTAGATGAAGCTGACCGTCTCATGGATGGCAGGTTTGACGAGCAGATCCAGACAATCTGGTCATCACTTCCTGAAAGAAGACAGACTCTTCTGTTCTCAGCAACAATTACAGACAGATTGCAGAAAATGAAAGATTTAGCTTCTTCAAAG GTATTCCTCTGGCAGACAAGTGCAAAGAATGACCAAGCCACTGTGCAGCAGTTGGATGAGCGCTATTGCCTTGTTAGCCCTGTCTCAAAAGATGCCACAATGGTTGCCTTGTTGTTGCAATTCTCTGAGAAAAATTCTAGAGGACTGATTATAGTATTCACAGATACCTGTAAAAGCACACAG ATATTGAACATGATGCTGAACAAACTAGGAGTGCAGTCTGTCTGTATCCACTCCATGCTGACACAAAAGGAGCGTCTGGCTGCCCTCGCCAGGTTCAAATCATCTCAAGTGAAGATCCTCATTGCCACTGACCTCGCTAGCAGAGGCCTTGACATTCCTTTG GTTCAGCTTATTGTCAACCACAAGATCCCAAACAGCCCAAGCATCTACATCCATCGGGTTGGAAGGACAGCTCGCGCTGGCAGGTCAGGTCAAGCTGTGACCTTTGTGACTCCACACGAACTCAAGCTCCTGCTGGCTGTTGaaatgaagacaaagaggaagatgtCTGAGGTCAAG GTGGATGAagcaatggcacagagaattatGAAGCAGGTTAATGTCACGAAAAGAGAGCAGGAGATCAAGCTTGATGAAACAGACTTTGACGAGCGACGGAACATCAACAAACGCAAGCGGTTAATcatggaaggaag AGATCCTGACgaagaggacgagaggaaaaagaagctGTTAAAGAAAAGACAGCGAAAGATGAAGCAGGAGCGAGAAATAATGCTGCAGAGAATAGGCGTGAAAAAATCCAAAATGAATGAAGGACAGCAAGACAAGGGAAGCAAAGCTAAGCTTACTAGCCCTTCTAAAACACCAAACAGCATCAAATCAAAGAATATAATAGATTCtaagggaaagaagatgaaaaagaagcgcAGCAAAATGAAAACTGGTGGTTTCACTGTCTCAGATCTcgagtaa